A region from the Hydra vulgaris chromosome 10, alternate assembly HydraT2T_AEP genome encodes:
- the LOC136086626 gene encoding uncharacterized protein LOC136086626: MKQLYAFPRSTFQEIRSLIFGNILTKMRARFSDKGCEDLNTLCSIVCPNMLICKTDKEIDAYNFNTYIAIFPSLNNIDCVSLGQELKILRLYLKALGSRRIGILNDNNEMEDSEAENSDNEERVLAENDYKTGAHKEKNHLVHQCLVCTYKYILQRRALGVSLAMKNTFHIYHHILTISVDIDECERVFSALKHVKNKLRNKLT; this comes from the exons AATATTCGGTAATATATTGACAAAGATGCGTGCTAGATTTAGTGATAAAGGATGCGAAGATTTGAATACTTTGTGTTCAATTGTATGTCCAAATATGCTGATTTGTAAGACTGACAAAGAAATTGATGCGTACAATTTCAATACATATATTGCAATATTCCCCTCATTGAACAACATTGATTGTGTTAGTCTTGGACAAGAACTCAAAATACTTCGACTCTATTTGAAAGCTCTTGGCTCACGTCGAATCGGGATACTGAATGACAACAATGAAATGGAAGATAGCGAAGCAGAAAATTCAGATAACGAAGAACGCGTATTGGCAGAAAATGACTACAAAACAGGAGCTCATAAAGAAAAGAATCATCTTGTGCACCAATGTCTTGTATGCACTTACAA ATATATTCTGCAACGGAGAGCATTAGGCGTATCTTTGGCAATGAAAAATACGTTTCATATATATCATCATATTTTGACGATAAGTGTTGATATTGATGAGTGCGAGAGAGTATTTTCCGCtcttaaacatgtaaaaaacaAGCTAAGAAACAAATTGACCTAG